A single window of Malus sylvestris chromosome 5, drMalSylv7.2, whole genome shotgun sequence DNA harbors:
- the LOC126621954 gene encoding B3 domain-containing transcription factor VRN1-like isoform X2 → MRPPYFHKLIVSSTLQAKQLRIPESFVQKFRNELSTIATLTVPDGHVWHVGVKKVDNKFWFHSGWQDFIEHYSIRVGYFLTFRHEGRSSFTVHIFNLKTAEINYQPNALSSTGGSVYRYQVFEEMEDDDSVEILGSSPTSIVTDSLKDKCFGDSANQLTPGKNCTPPSLQNLFNGSKPKNCVNWSDAGNLHLSKGDDLQAGEDIRSIKKTVRKKRKVNPNVEESSSQHEKEVEIRFRFYESASARKRTVTAEERERAINAAKTFEPVNPFCRVVLRPSYLYRGCIMYLPSCFAEKNLNGVSGFIKLQSADGRQWSVRCLYRGGRAKLSQGWYEFTMDNNLGEGDVCVFELLKMKDIVLKVTVFRVLEDAGFVNQPQLQNLTPAKPNRN, encoded by the exons aTGAGGCCCCCTTATTTTCACAAGCTGATTGTGTCTTCTACTCTCCAAGCCAAACAGCTG AGGATCCCGGAAAGTTTTGTCCAGAAATTCAGAAACGAGCTATCTACCATTGCTACGCTCACTGTTCCTGACGGTCATGTTTGGCATGTGGGAGTAAAGAAGGTTGACAACAAGTTTTGGTTTCACAGTGGTTGGCAGGATTTCATTGAACATTATTCAATCCGTGTTGGATACTTTTTAACATTCAGACATGAAGGGCGTTCATCTTTCACTGTCCATATATTTAATTTGAAAACTGCTGAGATTAACTATCAACCTAACGCTCTCAGTAGTACTGGAGGTTCTGTTTACCGGTATCAAGTATTTGAAGAGATGGAAGATGATGACTCTGTTGAAATCTTGGGTTCGTCCCCTACATCCATTGTTACCGATTCTTTGAAAGACAAGTGCTTTGGTGACTCTGCAAATCAACTGACTCCTGGGAAAAATTGTACTCCTCCATCGCTGCAGAATTTGTTTAATGGTTCCAAACCTAAGAATTGCGTGAACTGGAGTGATGCTGGGAACCTGCATCTATCGAAGGGTGATGATCTACAAGCAG GTGAAGACATACGAAGCATAAAGAAGACTGTGAGAAAAAAGCGGAAGGTTAATCCTA ATGTGGAGGAGTCTTCTTCTCAACACGAAAAAGAAGTGGAAATTCGCTTTCGATTTTATGAAAGTGCGTCTGCAAGGAAGAGAACCGTGACAGCCGAAGAAAGAGAAAGGGCTATTAATGCGGCCAAAACATTTGAGCCAGTTAATCCTTTCTGTAGGGTAGTCCTTCGACCATCCTACCTATATAGGGGTTGTATAATG TATTTGCCATCCTGCTTTGCCGAAAAGAATTTAAATGGGGTTTCAGGATTCATCAAACTTCAGTCCGCTGATGGCAGACAATGGTCAGTCCGATGCCTTTATAGAGGAGGTAGAGCAAAATTAAGCCAGGGATGGTATGAGTTTACGATGGATAACAATCTGGGGGAGGGGGACGTTTGTGTCTTTGAGTTGCTCAAAATGAAGGACATTGTGCTGAAAGTTACTGTATTTCGCGTCCTTGAAGATGCAGGATTTGTGAACCAGCCTCAACTGCAAAATCTCACCCCAGCTAAACCGAATAGAAATTAG
- the LOC126624429 gene encoding uncharacterized protein LOC126624429 gives MAAVTATCFRTNLPAALVLSISVVFQGCWFMNMGFMLRVSRFAPKGCAVHFVEGNGDSMLGAVTCGTSKCIPRELSIEYEQLQSRGADVPIAINDFKEVRP, from the exons ATGGCAGCTGTAACAGCAACTTGTTTCCGAACCAATCTTCCTGCAGCACTTGTTCTTTCGATTTCAGTTGTTTTTCAAGGTTGCTGGTTTATGAACATGGGATTCATGCTACGGGTTTCTAGGTTTGCTCCGAAGGGTTGCGCTGTCCATTTTGTTGAGGGTAACGGTGATAGCATGCTTGGAGCGGTAACTTGTGGGACAA GCAAATGCATTCCAAGGGAGCTGTCAATAGAGTATGAGCAACTCCAGAGTAGAGGAGCAGATGTCCCTATAGCCATAAATGATTTCAAGGAAGTACGTCCTTAG
- the LOC126620651 gene encoding cytochrome b6-f complex subunit 7, chloroplastic-like — protein MATASVTVSPAMVAATTVAKSRRMTSSANNVTYITGLNAFSGLRAQSSVASLGLPQSTEQSFARVVSSLRAPSRGSGGGGGALSSTCNAVGEIFKIAAILNGLTLVGVAVGFVLLRIEAAVEEAAEAE, from the coding sequence ATGGCAACAGCCTCAGTCACTGTCTCTCCAGCAATGGTTGCTGCCACCACAGTGGCCAAATCAAGGAGGATGACTTCATCAGCAAACAATGTGACATACATAACAGGACTCAATGCCTTCTCTGGACTCAGAGCTCAGAGCAGTGTGGCCTCCCTTGGCCTTCCACAGAGCACTGAGCAGTCCTTTGCTAGGGTTGTGAGCTCATTGAGAGCCCCATCAAGGggcagtggtggtggtggtggtgcactGTCTTCCACCTGCAATGCTGTTGGTGAGATTTTTAAGATTGCTGCCATCCTCAATGGACTCACTCTCGTCGGAGTTGCAGTCGGATTCGTGCTTCTTCGGATTGAAGCAGCGGTTGAGGAGGCGGCTGAGGCTGAGTAA
- the LOC126621954 gene encoding B3 domain-containing transcription factor VRN1-like isoform X1 produces MRPPYFHKLIVSSTLQAKQLRIPESFVQKFRNELSTIATLTVPDGHVWHVGVKKVDNKFWFHSGWQDFIEHYSIRVGYFLTFRHEGRSSFTVHIFNLKTAEINYQPNALSSTGGSVYRYQVFEEMEDDDSVEILGSSPTSIVTDSLKDKCFGDSANQLTPGKNCTPPSLQNLFNGSKPKNCVNWSDAGNLHLSKGDDLQAGNESTRDIGVQFNVTELKKTVDEVKLRSPGEDIRSIKKTVRKKRKVNPNVEESSSQHEKEVEIRFRFYESASARKRTVTAEERERAINAAKTFEPVNPFCRVVLRPSYLYRGCIMYLPSCFAEKNLNGVSGFIKLQSADGRQWSVRCLYRGGRAKLSQGWYEFTMDNNLGEGDVCVFELLKMKDIVLKVTVFRVLEDAGFVNQPQLQNLTPAKPNRN; encoded by the exons aTGAGGCCCCCTTATTTTCACAAGCTGATTGTGTCTTCTACTCTCCAAGCCAAACAGCTG AGGATCCCGGAAAGTTTTGTCCAGAAATTCAGAAACGAGCTATCTACCATTGCTACGCTCACTGTTCCTGACGGTCATGTTTGGCATGTGGGAGTAAAGAAGGTTGACAACAAGTTTTGGTTTCACAGTGGTTGGCAGGATTTCATTGAACATTATTCAATCCGTGTTGGATACTTTTTAACATTCAGACATGAAGGGCGTTCATCTTTCACTGTCCATATATTTAATTTGAAAACTGCTGAGATTAACTATCAACCTAACGCTCTCAGTAGTACTGGAGGTTCTGTTTACCGGTATCAAGTATTTGAAGAGATGGAAGATGATGACTCTGTTGAAATCTTGGGTTCGTCCCCTACATCCATTGTTACCGATTCTTTGAAAGACAAGTGCTTTGGTGACTCTGCAAATCAACTGACTCCTGGGAAAAATTGTACTCCTCCATCGCTGCAGAATTTGTTTAATGGTTCCAAACCTAAGAATTGCGTGAACTGGAGTGATGCTGGGAACCTGCATCTATCGAAGGGTGATGATCTACAAGCAGGTAATGAATCTACTCGAGATATTGGTGTTCAATTTAATGTAACAGAGCTTAAAAAGACAGTGGATGAAGTCAAATTGCGTAGTCCAGGTGAAGACATACGAAGCATAAAGAAGACTGTGAGAAAAAAGCGGAAGGTTAATCCTA ATGTGGAGGAGTCTTCTTCTCAACACGAAAAAGAAGTGGAAATTCGCTTTCGATTTTATGAAAGTGCGTCTGCAAGGAAGAGAACCGTGACAGCCGAAGAAAGAGAAAGGGCTATTAATGCGGCCAAAACATTTGAGCCAGTTAATCCTTTCTGTAGGGTAGTCCTTCGACCATCCTACCTATATAGGGGTTGTATAATG TATTTGCCATCCTGCTTTGCCGAAAAGAATTTAAATGGGGTTTCAGGATTCATCAAACTTCAGTCCGCTGATGGCAGACAATGGTCAGTCCGATGCCTTTATAGAGGAGGTAGAGCAAAATTAAGCCAGGGATGGTATGAGTTTACGATGGATAACAATCTGGGGGAGGGGGACGTTTGTGTCTTTGAGTTGCTCAAAATGAAGGACATTGTGCTGAAAGTTACTGTATTTCGCGTCCTTGAAGATGCAGGATTTGTGAACCAGCCTCAACTGCAAAATCTCACCCCAGCTAAACCGAATAGAAATTAG